A region of the bacterium genome:
CGGGGTTTACCGGCCCGCCGGATCCGTCGTACCTGCAAGTCCTATCGGGGAAGAGCGGATCCCCTCTTCTCAGCTACGGTAACGTGAATTGGGCGGGGACACCCGTGATCGGAGACGCCGACGGCGACGGCTCATTGGACGTCCTGATTCAAGACGCGCCGGCTGATTTTGGCGGCACCATTCTCGAAAGCGAAACGAGATTAATCTCTCTCGACGGAGTGCCATTCGATCCCGACGCTTCTTACAGCGGCTTTCGTGGGATCAACCATGACGGGTATCGTCGATAAAGCGGTTGGCGGCAGGTTCAGGGAGCCGCCGAGCTCCCTGAACCTTCATTTCCACCGGCTCATTATGGCTACAGGCAATACCGTTGCAACCCTTGGGGGGGCGGAACGATCTTGGCGGGCAAGCAGCCGCCGTGGTCGGGGCAGCATTGTGGATTTGCCTCGGCGCAAAGTTGAATGTCGGCCGAGCAATCGCAAGGGTCGCAGGATAGGGAGAGCCATTGCCAGCAAGTTCCAACCGGTCCGATCGAGCTATCGCAGACCGTGATGTCGCTCCAAGCGCAGACGTAATTTTGATCGGGGCAAGACTCGAGGCGGAGCTCGACGGTGTCGATGCTGGGCGGCAGACCCTGAGGATCGACCCCCGAGACGTCGAATTGCAAATTGGCGTTTGCCGAGTCGTAAATCGGGTTCGCGAGCATGAGGTCGATCCGCTGACGATTGGATCCGAAGACGAGGCCCGCCGGGCTGGGAGAGTCGGCGCTGAAAGGATAGGCATTGAGAAACTCGGCGGTGCCGACGCTTTGGCTGCCGTCGGCGGACACCGCCTTGCCTTGAATGCCCGCCAAAGACAGGCGAACCATTCCTTGGCCATCGACGGCAAAGGAGCCGGTCGACGCTTTTAGCACCGGCGTTTCGTCCGTGGGAGCGGGCGAATCGTTCCCGCAACCGGCGAAAAGAGCGAAACACAAGAAAAGTAGACAGCCCTTGGCATATGCTCCCATGTTCTCTTCTCCTTCGGGATCGGAAGATACATTCTTTGGCGGCGGGGTGCCAACAAATCTCGGCGTTTGCAAGATCTCCCGATCCTCCGGCCTAAGGGTCCCGATAAGGGCGACGGCATTTTCTTCGACCTCCGCATTTTCTTAACCTTTTGGGCCGCCCCTCCATGTCCGGCCAAAAGCCGTAGCCTTTGGCGGCCTCGTCAAATCCCCGGCGGACGATTTTTTGGAATTCCTCGGTTTGCATCGCTACCCCTCACCCGAAACATCAGAACCGCCGCGAAGGCAAGCATCCAGCAGACTCCTTCCGCCGCGCCGCTCCCAGCAAGGGAGCAACCGCCCCCTTCGGCGTCCTCTTGGCCTCCAGAGTCGCCATCATCGTCCCCGCCGCCTGCCTCGCCTTCGTCACCGCCCCCGTTTCCGGGCGCTTGCTCCTGCAGCTCAAAGGCGCCGACGTCGCAGCGTGACCCACCCGGGCGAGTCTCCCCTCGCTGGTCGGCGCTCAGCTCCATCCCCTCCGCATCCAAGCAGCCGCTCGGATCGCCGGCGTCCTGGGCCGGCGATCCCTCCATCAGGGCATGCGTCAAGGTGGGGCCTCCGTTGTCCGCCAGGACGCCCAACCCGAGAGCCGAAAACCCGAGTCCCGCTTGATCCTCGGGCCCCAAGAAAAGACTACAAGCCGAGACGTCCCCGAACAAGTTGTATCCCAAAGAGCTCACGTTGGGGGGAGTCTGTGACGCCTCTTCCTCCTCGAAGCAATCGGCGCCGAGAAAATTGCTGTCGTTTCCCGCAATGATGGAGTTGGCGACCTCCACGGAGCCGACTTCGAACTCGACATAGACGCCGGCGCCTTGCGCAGTGGAGCCGTTCCGCGTGAGCGTCACATTGTGGACATTCAAGGATAAGGCGCCGAGCCGCAGGCCTCCCCCCTTGTTTCCCGCGTGGTTTTCCGAAAGGGTGCTGTTGACCAAGAAAGGGAGGAAGCCCTGGTCCGCGGTCATGCTGTCCAACCACAGACCGCCGCCGTTTCCGGCCGCCGTGTTGTTGGAAACCGTGCTGTTTCGGATTTCCATCGAGTTGTTTTCCCGAATGTAGCCCCCTCCTCCGTCCCCGCCGGCTTCGTTGTCGTCCAGGGCGCTGTCGACGAGGCTGGGCGAAAAACCGCTTCGAGTCCATAGTCCGCCGCCATCCCGCGAAGCGATGTTTCCTTGGACTAAGGACCGCAAGAGGACCAATCCTTGATTGCCGTGGTTTTGTCCCCAGATGGCTCCCCCGTCCCGGGCTTGGTTATCGAGTATTTTACAATCGCTGATGTTCAAAAGGTTGCCGCCGGAGCTCCTGGAAACCGCGATGGCGCCTCCGTCGGCCCCCCCGGCGTCGCCGTTTTGCAAGGTGAGGTCGGTGAGATTGACCGTCTGGCCGGCGCTGTTCGGAACGTCGAGGATGCGGTCCCCGAGCCCCGAGGCATCGATGATGGTGGAATCAGCGCCGACGCCGGAAATCGTCGTGGCGTTCCCCCCGTCGTCGATATCCAGATCCCCGGTATCCGCGGCGTCCTCATCGGCGCCCGAGCGGGTCAATCGGTAGATTGCCCCCTGAAGCGAGATGGCGTCGTCGCCGTCGTTGGCATTGGCGGCGAGGATCGCCTCCCGAAGCGAGCAATCGTTACCGGAATCGCAGCCGTCCGGCGGAGGATCGTCGGTCCGGGTCACTTCAAAGACCAGCGCGTGGGCTGAAGGAACGAAACTCCAGACGGCCAAAAAAAAACCAAGAAGCGCCGACTTCCAAAAACCTTTCATAAAACCTCACTATGGCTGGAAAAAACTATGACGGAGGTTTGTGGGGAAGAAAACGTGTTTAAATTGTTTAAAATCGAGGACCCATCCTTCGAAGCGGGTTCTTCCGCACCACCAAGCTAACTCCACCCAACATTCTCCG
Encoded here:
- a CDS encoding CSLREA domain-containing protein — protein: MKGFWKSALLGFFLAVWSFVPSAHALVFEVTRTDDPPPDGCDSGNDCSLREAILAANANDGDDAISLQGAIYRLTRSGADEDAADTGDLDIDDGGNATTISGVGADSTIIDASGLGDRILDVPNSAGQTVNLTDLTLQNGDAGGADGGAIAVSRSSGGNLLNISDCKILDNQARDGGAIWGQNHGNQGLVLLRSLVQGNIASRDGGGLWTRSGFSPSLVDSALDDNEAGGDGGGGYIRENNSMEIRNSTVSNNTAAGNGGGLWLDSMTADQGFLPFLVNSTLSENHAGNKGGGLRLGALSLNVHNVTLTRNGSTAQGAGVYVEFEVGSVEVANSIIAGNDSNFLGADCFEEEEASQTPPNVSSLGYNLFGDVSACSLFLGPEDQAGLGFSALGLGVLADNGGPTLTHALMEGSPAQDAGDPSGCLDAEGMELSADQRGETRPGGSRCDVGAFELQEQAPGNGGGDEGEAGGGDDDGDSGGQEDAEGGGCSLAGSGAAEGVCWMLAFAAVLMFRVRGSDANRGIPKNRPPGI